The DNA segment CTGCTCGTCCGGGGAGTCGGCCTGGCGGGGTAGGGACATGGTCACGCCGACCCCTGCGACGCTCGGCGGGCCTCGGCGAACCGCGCATAACGCTCGTACCGCTCGACCCGGCGCCGGTTGGCGCGCCGGAAGCGGCGGGCGACCAGACGGGCCAGGTCGGCGGCGCCGACCATGCCGGCCTCGGGGCCGAGCTGGGCGCGGGTGATCCGGGCCTCGGGGCGGTAGCCGCGGCCGGTGAGGTGGCGCTTGAAGGCGTCCCGCGCGGGGCCGATCAGCAGGTCGTCCGCGGCCGACACACCGCCGCCGATCACGAAGCAGGAGGGGTCCAGGGCGGCCGCGAGATTGGCGATGCCGACGCCGAGCCACTGTCCGATGTCCTGCAGCAGCTCGATGCACATGGCATCGCCCTCGCGGGCCAGCTCGGTGATTATCGGGCCGGTGATGTCGCCGATGCTGCCCTTGACGTGCTCGATGATCCCGTACGCCACTGGGGAGTCGGCGGCGGCCAGCTCGCGCGCCTCCCTGACCAGAGCGTTGCCGGAGCTGTACTGCTCCCAGCAGCCGCGGTTGCCGCACGGGCAGCGGTGGCCGCCCGGCACGACCTGCATATGGCCGAACTCGCCGGCAACGCCGTACTTGCCGCGCTTGACCTGACCGTCCTCCAGGATCGCGCCGCCGATGCCGGTGCCCAGCGTGATCATGACGAGGTGGTCCTCGCCCCGGCCGGCGCCGAAGCGCCACTCGGCCCAGGCGGCGGCGTTGGCGTCGTTGTCGACCAGCACGGGCACGGCGAGCCGCCCGGCGAGGCGGTCCCTGAGGGGCTCGTTGCGCCAGGACAGGTGAGGGGCGAACAGGACGCGGTTGCGCTCGGCGTCGACCCACCCGGCCGCGCCGATGCCGACGGCGTGCACGTCGTGCCGGTCGGACAGGTCCAGGACCAGTTCGACGATGGTGTCCTCGACGACCTTGGGGCTCTTGGACTTGTCCGGGGTCTCCGCGCGGAGCTTCTCCAGGATGTTCCCGTCGGCGTCCACGACGCCCGCCATCACCTTGGTGCCGCCGATGTCGATCCCGACAGTGGGCACGCGGGGTGCGGTCAGGTGCGAACGGCGCTCCCGCGAGCCGACCGTGCGGAGCACGGGGGCTCGCCGGGAGCCGATGGGGGCGGTGAAGTCGCGGTAGGTGCTCATCAGGCCCGATTCTGCCGCACGCTCACGCTGGGTGCCGAACGGGGCGACAAAGGGGGCACGCGTCACAGTGAATTGTCCGGACATTGCGACCAGCGCGGCCCTTCCGCCACCCCCGCCCAGGCCCGCGCGACTGCGGCGCTTACGGCCGGACGAGCAGCTGGAACTCGAAGGAGTACCGGCTCGGGCGGTAGGTGTGGGTGCCGTACTCGACCGCTCGGCCCGTGTCGTCGAAGGTCACGCGCTGCATGGTGAGCAGCGGGGCGCCTTCCTCCTCGGCGAGCCGTTCGGCTTCGGCGCCGGTGGCGGCGCGCGCGCCGATGGTCTGGCGGGCGCTGTGCAGGGTGATGCCGGCGGCCCTCATCAGCCGGTACAGGCCGGTGGACTCCAGCTGTGCGGTGTCCAGGCCGATCAGGGCGAGCGGCAGGAAGTTGCACAGGTAAGCCATCGGCTCGCCGTGCGCCAGCCGCAGCCGCTCGATCCGGTGCACGTCGCTGTCCTCGGCCACCCCGAGCGCGGCCGCGACCTCAGCGGACGCCGGGACGACGGTGTTGACGATCACCTTGGTCGCCGGGCGCTGGCCGGCCGACTCCAGGTCGTCATAGAGGCTGCTGAGCTCCAGCGGGCGCTTGACCTGGCTGTGTACGACCTGTGTGCCCACGCCCCGGCGGCGCACCAGCAGACCCTTGTCGACCAGCGACTGGATGGCCTGGCGGACGGTCGGCCGGGACAGGCCGAGGCGTGCGGCGAGTTCGATCTCGTTGCCCAGCAGGCTGCCGGGCGTGAGCGCTCCGTGCTCGATCGCGGCCTCGAGCTGCTGGGACAGCTGGAAGTACAAAGGCACCGGACTGCTCCGGTCCACACTGAGCTCGAGTTCCACGGTCGGGTCCACTTCTGGTTTCGGCACGGGCCGAGCGTAGCTCTACGCGTTGTTGACGGGAAGTCGTGTAGTTCGATTGTCCGGACATACGCATTGACAGCCTACGCACCGAACCCCCACTTTGTTTCCATGCGCATCGGGGTCATCGGTACGGGCCGTATCGGCACCATTCACGCCAACACGCTCAGTCGTCACCGCGACGTCGGCTCCCTGATCCTCACGGACGCGGACGGCGCGCGGGCGCAGGAGCTGGCGCGCCGGCTCGGCGAGACGGCGGCGCCGGGCGTGGACGAGATCTTCAGGTGGGGCGTGGACGCGGTGGTGATCACGACCGCGACCTCGGCCCACGCCGAACTGATCGGCCGGGCCGCGCGGGCGGGCCTTCCGGTCTTCTGCGAGAAGCCCATCGCGCTCGATCTGCCGGGCACCCTGACCGCGATCGAGGAGGTCGAGACGGCCGGGACGGTGCTGCACATGGGCTTCCAGCGCCGCTTCGACGCGGGGTATGCGGGCGCACGCGAGGCGGTGCGGTCCGGGCGGCTCGGGCGCCTGCACACCGTACGGGCGCTGACCAGCGACCAGGCACCGCCGCCGGTCGCGTGGCTGCCGCTGTCCGGCGGGCTGTACCGGGACACGCTGATCCACGACTTCGACGTACTGCGCTGGGTGACCGGGCGTGAGATCGCCGATGTGTACGCGGCCGGCTCGGACGCCGGGCCGGTGATGTTCCGTGAGGCCGGCGACGTCGACACGGCCGCGGTGGTGCTCACGCTCGACGACGGCACGCTCGCCACCGCCACGGCGACGCGGCTGAACGGCGCCGGGTACGACGTGCGCATGGAGCTGGCCGGGGAGCTGGACCAGGTCGTGGTCGGCCTGGACGACCGGACGCCGATCGCGTCCACCGAGCCGACCGGGCCGCCCCCCGCGGACAAGCCGTGGCCGGGGTTCCTGGAGCGGTTCGGTCCCGCGTACGAGGCGGAGCTGAACGCGTTCGTGGAGGTGGTGCGCGGGGAGCGGGCCAACCCCTGCGACGGGCGGGAGTCCTTGCAGGCGCTGCGGATCGCCGAGGCGTGTGAACTGTCGAGACGCGAGCGAAGACCGGTCGCGCTCGGGGAGATTCCGGGCGGGACCCCGGCGACGGCCATGTGAACTGGCCGGCGCTCGCAAGGCCCTCGCCGACCGTCCCACTACCAGCGCACCGGCAGACTGCGCATCCCCCGCATCAGCATCCCCGGCAGCCACTCCCCGGGCGTGCCGTCGAGTGCCAGGCCGGGAGCGCGCTCCAGCAGGGACCGGATCGCCGTGCGGGCCTCCAGGCGGGCCAGCGGGGCGCCCAGGCAGTAGTGGATGCCGTGTCCGAAGGCGACGTGGCCGCGGGCGTCGCGGCGGATGTCGAAGGTGTCGGGAGCGGCATAGCGGCCCGCGTCCCGGTTGGCCGCGGTCAGGCCGACCATCACCGGCTCGCCCTCGTCGATGTGGCTGCCGGCGATCTCCAGCGGCTCGGTGGCGTACCGGAACGTCGCCGTCTCCACCGGGCCCTCGTGGCGCAGCATCTCCTCGACCGCACCGTCGAGGAGCGTCATGTCGGCGCGCAGGGCGGCGAGTTGACCGGGGTGGGTGAGCAGCGCGTGCACGCCGCTGGTGATGAGGTTGACCGTCGTCTCGTGGCCGGCGATCAGCAGGATGAAGGCCATCCCCCGCAGTTCGTCCGGGGAGAGCCGGTCGCCGTCCTCTGCCGTGGTGCGGATCAGGTCGCTCAGCAGGTCACCGCTGGGGCCGGCGCACCTCTTGTCCTCGATCAGGTCGGTGAAGTACTCGCCGAGGCGGCCGAAGGCCTCGACCTCCTTGCCCGGGCTGGTGGGCGCGACCGCCTCCGTCGACATCTCGCGGAACGCCACGCGGTCCATCTCGGGCACGCCGAGCAGTTCGCAGATGACGGTGAGCGGCAGCGGGTAGGCGAGGGAGTCCACGAGGTCGGCGCGGCCCGGGGGCAGCATGACGTCGAGCAGGTCGTCGGTGATCTGCTGGATCCTCGGCCGCAGCTCCTCCACACGGCGCATGGTGAAGGCGCGCGAGATGAGACTGCGCAGCCTGGTGTGCTGAGGCGGATCGGCGTCCAGCAGGTTCTTCCCGATCATCTCCTCGTCGAGCGACTTCATGCCGACCTTGGCGCCGTCCTTGGACAGCCGCTCGTCGGCGAGCGCCGCGCGCGCCTCCTTGTGTCCGACGACGAGCCACACCTCGGACTGCCACTCGGGCAGCCGGACCCGGTGGACCGGGCCTCTCTCACGCAGACGGGCGTACACCGGATGCGGGTTCTCGCGAAACCCCGGTCCGAACTCCCCCAGATCGATCACTTCCGCCATGACACTCCCCCTCCCACACTTCGCCAACGCGTGGGAGCCCGCTCTAGTGCCCGTCGTCCTCCAGTTCCTCCAGAAGTCCCGCGTCGTAAGCCAACAGGGCGATCTGCACACGGTTGTTGAGGTCCAGCTTGGCCAGGACGCGGGAGACATGGGTCTTGACGGTGGCGACGCTCATGAAGAGCTCCGCGGCGATGTCAGCGTTGGACAGCCCCCGGCCCACCGCGACGGCGACCTCGCGCTCGCGGTCGTTGAGGGCGGTGAGCCGCTCCCGCGCGTGTGAGCGGCGGGTGTCGGCGGCGGTGCCGGCCGCGTGGGCCATCAACTGGCGTGTGACGGTGGGCGACAGGACCGGATCGCCGGCCGCGACCCGGCGCACCGCGTCGACGATCTCGGCGGGCGGCGTGTCCTTGAGCACGAAACCGGCGGCGCCCGCGCGCAGGGCGCGCAGCACCTGATCGTCGGCATGGAACGTGGTCAGCAGCACGACCTGCGGCGCGTCCTTCCTGCTGCGCAGCCGCTCCGTGGCGGTGAGTCCGTCGACCGACGGCATCCGGATGTCCATCAGGACCACGTCCGGCCGAGAGCGGTCGACCAGTGCCTCGACCTCGGAGCCGTCGGCCGCCTCACCGACGATCTCGATGTCGTCGGCGCCGCCCAGCATGAAGGACAGCCCGGCCCTGACCAACGGGTCGTCGTCGACGAGGAGGAGTCTGATCGCAGTCATGTGCCTTACGTAATCACGGTTGTACGGCGTGGAGGGGACGGACGGCGCACACCGGGGCGGCCGTTGAGCTGCCCGCTCCGGTTCCGACGGCCCTCACCCCCACGGCAGCCAGGCCCGTACCTCGAACCCGCCGTCACCGGTGGGCCCGTGCTCCAGTCGGCCACCGGTCAGCGTGGCCCGTTCCGTCAGTCCGATCAGGCCCTGTCCGGAGCCGGGTACATGCGGCACCTCGCCCTCGGGCGCCGGGTTGCGTACCGATACGGCGAGGCTCTCGCCCGGTGCGCCGGTCACCGTCACCGTGACCTCGGTGCCGGGCGCGTGCTTGCGGGCGTTGGTCAGGCCCTCCTGGGCGATGCGGTAGGCGGTGCGGCCGACGGAGGCGGGGACAGCGGCAGGGTCGGTGACGCGCTGGTCGAGGGTGACCTTCATACCGGCCTCGCGGGACTCGGTGGCCAGCGCCTCCAGCGCCGCGAGGGTCGGCTGCGGCCGGCCGGAGTCGTCGGGCTCGGCCGCCCGCAGCACGCCGATGATCTCCCGCAGGTCCTGCAGGGCCTCGTGGGCGCTCTCCCGGATGACGCCGGCCGCCCGCGCGATCTCCTCGCGAGGTGCGTCGGGCCGGAACTCCAGGGCGCCGGCGTGCACGCTGAGCAGCGTCAGCCGGTGCGCGAGGACGTCGTGCATCTCCCGGGCGATGGCCTCGCGTGCGAGCCGCTGCGCCTGCTCGGCCCGCAGCCGCGCCTCGTTCTCGGCGCGCCGGGCGCGGTCGCGCAGGCTCAGCAGGAGCTGGCGTTTGGACCGCGCGAGCATGCCCCAGCCGACCACCGCGACCGTCAGCAGCGAAGCCAGGACGACCGACCAGCCGTAGGGCATGTCGGGCTCGGGACGCACCAGGAAGTACAGCGGGTTCAGCACCGCATATGTCCCGGCGACCCAGGCCACGTACCGGAAGGGCCGGTGTACGGCGAGGGTGAACAGTGCGACCAGGCTCGCGCCGCCCGCGGTGCTGGACAGGAGGGCGACCGGGACCATCACGGCGGCGAGCGCGACCGGCCAGCGGCGGCGCAGCCACACCGCGGCGCAGGAGAGCGCGCCGACCAGTTGGTCGAAGACGGCATATCCGGCGGGCAGGTCCTCGTCCCGGATCGTGTCGGCGGCCAGCAGACCGATGATGACGGCCAGCAGGAAGCAGGAGAAGTCGACCACCCAGTCCCGCGCGGTGCGCCGGGGCCGCCCGGGGCGCTCGGGGTCGGGGTCGAACTCCTTGATCAGGGCCGAGGGCAGCAGCCAGCGCCGCCCCTCGAACGCCTGGGGTGCGGGCACCTGCTTGTCACCACTCACGGTCGACAAATCTACGCAGTGCCGGGTCCCGGCGCGTCCCTGCGGGCGGGAGCGACGACCAAAGTCGCGGCATCGGCGACCTTGGTCGCGGCGGACCATCCGGAACAGGGACTTCCGTCGGCCATGGCTCGCCCCGCGGCCGATGGGCGTGGGGGGTCCGCGGGGCGAGAGTCATGGCATGAAGCAGTTGCTGCAGATCCTTGGGGTCATCGCCCTGGCGCAGGGCGTCATGGGCCTGCTGAACGAGTTCACCGACTAGGACTGGGGTCTCGTGCGGGGGCTCGGCTTTCTGGACGGCTTCGAGATCTACGCGAGCATCGCCCTGCTCGTGCTGGCGGTCGCGCTGTTCGCAGCCGCCGAGAGCCGGAAGTCCGGGTGAACGCGGACCGGACCTCCGGCCGGTGGCACCGTTCCTCGGCGCCGGCTGTGACCGTGGGGTGTCAGCAGCCGTAGTTGATCAGGTCGAACGACTCGTAGTGGTCGGCCGTGTAGTAGTCCTCCTGGTTCTCCTCACCGGTGACGATCCGGCGAGCTCCGCGGTTGGAGGACCCAGGCGTGATGACCGTGTACTCGTGGTAATAGCCGGTCGACTGGCTCGGCAGGATGCCTTCCCGGTTCTGGAAGACGGTGCCGTCCTGGTCGTAGGGGAAGGGGCCACCCTGCTCGATCAGTTCGAGCGTGTCGTACGCCTGCGACGGCAGGTCGCCGTAGCAGATGCTGCCGACCGCGGCGGCCGCCGGCGTGGCAGTGACGGTGCCGCCGACGAGAAGGGCGGACAGGACGGCGGCCGCGGCGCCGATGCGAGTGATTCGTGGGGGGAATCTCATGGCTTCATGATGACGCGCGTAGACAGTGGCATGTCAATGTCAAGGGCGGAGATTTTCCCGGCAAGTCCGATGAGTTTTCGGGAAGTTAACGTGCGCCCCGGCGTCCTCACCCGATCTCCATGAGAGGTCGTGCGAGCACGCCGCAGGCGGCTGATCAGGCCTCCTCGGGGAGTCCGAACGTGCCGTACTCGGGGCGACCGGCCAGGTCGTAGGAGTTGATGGCGACACCGGTGCTCGTGACGCTGCCGCCGCTGTGCGTGAACGCGGTGGGCACGGCGCCCTCCGTGAACAGGCGGTGGCCCGTGCCGAGCACGACGGGGAAGGTCAGCAGGTGGAGGGTGTCGACGAGGCCGAGGGCCAGCAGCGACCTGACGAGAGCGCCGCTGCCGTGGACCTGGAGCTCGCCGTCGACGCGCTCCTTGACGGCGGTGACCTCCTTGGCGAGGTCGCCGCTCAGCACGGTGGTGCCGGCCCAGGCGGGGTCGGTCAGCGTGGCGGACGGGACGTACTTGGGCAGGGCGTTCAGCTTGGACGAGACCGGGTCGGCCGGGTCGGTCACCTTCGGCCAGAACGCGGCGAAGATGTCGTACGTACGGCGTCCGAGGAGGAAGGCGGCCGGGCGGGCGAAGACCCCGTTCATGAACTGGCCGAAGTCGTCGTCGGCGTACGGAAAGCTCCAGCCGCCGTGCTCGAAGCCGCCGCGGGTGTCCTCCTCCGGGCCACCGGGCGCCTGGTAGACGCCGTCGAGGGTGACGAAGAGGGTGGAAACGAGCTTGCCCATGAGGAGTGCCTCTTTTCCGGTTCTCCGGGGTGGGATCTTCCCGGGGTGGGATCTGCTGTCATCACCTCAGACCCCGCCGACACCCGCAACTCATCGCTGGACCGTGTTCCGCCGAACCCTCCCCGGCACCTCGGTGTCCGTTCGCCGCCAGCACTCCGGCCCGCGCGGCGCTGGGATGGACCCATGACAACCACGCATGCACCCCTGACAACCACTTCCGCAACCCTGCACGGCAAGGTCGCCCTGATCACCGGCGCCAGCCGCGGCATCGGCGCCGCCACGGCGCTGCGGCTCGCCCGGGATGGCGCGGACGTCGCCGTGACCTACGTGAACGGCAAGGAGGCCGCCGAGGAGGTCGTACGGGCCGTCGAGGCGCTGGGGCGGCGGGCCGTGGCGCTGCGGGCGGACTCCGCGGACGCGGACGAGGCGGCGGGCGCCGTGGAGCGCACGGTGGAGGAGCTCGGCGGCCTGGACGTGCTGGTGAACAACGCCGGCGTCGGCGTCCTGGGTCCGCTGGAGGGACTGTCGCTCACGGACGTGGACCGGGTCCTCGCGGTGAACGTCCGGGGCGTCTTCCTGACCTCCCAGGCGGCGGCCGCACGGATGAGTGCCGGGGGCCGGATCATCACGATCGGCTCCTGCATGGTCCAGCGGGTGCCGGGCCCCGGCGGAACGCTCTACGCGACCAGCAAGTCGGCCCTGATCGGCCTGACGAAGGCCCTGGCACGCGAGCTGGGCCCGCGCGGCATCACGGCGAACGTCATCCACCCGGGTCCCATCGACACCGACATGAACCCGGCCGACGGCCCCTACGCACCCGACCAGGCGGCGCTGACCGCCCTGGGCCGGTTCGGCACGGCCGACGAGGTGGCGTCGATGGTCGCGTACCTGGCGGGGGCGGACTATGTGACGGGCACGGAGTTCGCGGTGGACGGCGGCCACGCGGCCTAGCACCTGCGGGGCCCGGCCCCACCCGGGGCCGGGCCCGATGCCGTCTCCGGCAGTCAAGGACAGCGAGGCACACCGGTGCCGGAGTCCCGGTGCGCCACCGGCGTCAGCCGCCCAGCTCCTGGTGCCGCGCCGCCAGGCCGGCCGCGCCCTGCTCCGTCAGCGAGCCGTGCAGCCGCAGACGGGAGATGCCGCCGTCCGGGAAGATGTCCACGCGCGCGTGCGTGCCCACGGCGGGGTTCGGCAGGACGAAACGGTGGTTCGTGTCGGGCTGGAGGCGGGTGCGCGGCAGGATCTGCGTCCACTCACCGTCCTCGCCGTCCTTCACCGAGACCGAGGCCCAGCCGGCGCTGTTGCCCTTCAGATACGCCGTGTCGATCTCGATCGCGCGGATCTGGGACTGGGCGACGAGGCGGTAGCGGATCCAGTCGTTGCCCTGGTCGCGGCGACGGCGCGTCTCCCAGCCGTCGTCCATCTTGCGGGAGCGGCCCGGCTGGATGGTGTTCGTGGCGGGCGAGTAGAAGAGGTTGGAGGCGTCCTCGACCTGGCCGCCGTGCTCCAGGGCGACGACGTCGAAGGTGCCGAGCACCTCCAGCCACTGCGGATCAGGCGCCACCTCGCCGTACACGCGCAGGCGCGCGATGCCGCCGTCGGGGTGCTGGTTGACGCGCAGGTGGGTGAAGCGCTGCTCGACGTCGATGGCGAAACCGTTCGCCGCATGCCCGCCCACCGGCGTGCGCGGCACCAGCGTCGTCCACTTCACGTCGTCCGCCAGCAGCTCCTGCGGCGACGGCGAACCCGGCACGGACGTGGCCTCGATGGACACCGCCTGCGGATAGTTGCCGCGGAAGTGGGCGGTGTCGACGACGATCCCGCGGATCACCCCAGGCGCGCCGAGGCGCACCAGCGCCCAGTCGTGGTCCTCGGCCGTCGGCCACGGGTGCTCGGCGG comes from the Streptomyces sp. NBC_00443 genome and includes:
- a CDS encoding ROK family glucokinase, producing MSTYRDFTAPIGSRRAPVLRTVGSRERRSHLTAPRVPTVGIDIGGTKVMAGVVDADGNILEKLRAETPDKSKSPKVVEDTIVELVLDLSDRHDVHAVGIGAAGWVDAERNRVLFAPHLSWRNEPLRDRLAGRLAVPVLVDNDANAAAWAEWRFGAGRGEDHLVMITLGTGIGGAILEDGQVKRGKYGVAGEFGHMQVVPGGHRCPCGNRGCWEQYSSGNALVREARELAAADSPVAYGIIEHVKGSIGDITGPIITELAREGDAMCIELLQDIGQWLGVGIANLAAALDPSCFVIGGGVSAADDLLIGPARDAFKRHLTGRGYRPEARITRAQLGPEAGMVGAADLARLVARRFRRANRRRVERYERYARFAEARRASQGSA
- a CDS encoding GntR family transcriptional regulator, yielding MELELSVDRSSPVPLYFQLSQQLEAAIEHGALTPGSLLGNEIELAARLGLSRPTVRQAIQSLVDKGLLVRRRGVGTQVVHSQVKRPLELSSLYDDLESAGQRPATKVIVNTVVPASAEVAAALGVAEDSDVHRIERLRLAHGEPMAYLCNFLPLALIGLDTAQLESTGLYRLMRAAGITLHSARQTIGARAATGAEAERLAEEEGAPLLTMQRVTFDDTGRAVEYGTHTYRPSRYSFEFQLLVRP
- a CDS encoding Gfo/Idh/MocA family protein, producing the protein MRIGVIGTGRIGTIHANTLSRHRDVGSLILTDADGARAQELARRLGETAAPGVDEIFRWGVDAVVITTATSAHAELIGRAARAGLPVFCEKPIALDLPGTLTAIEEVETAGTVLHMGFQRRFDAGYAGAREAVRSGRLGRLHTVRALTSDQAPPPVAWLPLSGGLYRDTLIHDFDVLRWVTGREIADVYAAGSDAGPVMFREAGDVDTAAVVLTLDDGTLATATATRLNGAGYDVRMELAGELDQVVVGLDDRTPIASTEPTGPPPADKPWPGFLERFGPAYEAELNAFVEVVRGERANPCDGRESLQALRIAEACELSRRERRPVALGEIPGGTPATAM
- a CDS encoding cytochrome P450 family protein, translated to MAEVIDLGEFGPGFRENPHPVYARLRERGPVHRVRLPEWQSEVWLVVGHKEARAALADERLSKDGAKVGMKSLDEEMIGKNLLDADPPQHTRLRSLISRAFTMRRVEELRPRIQQITDDLLDVMLPPGRADLVDSLAYPLPLTVICELLGVPEMDRVAFREMSTEAVAPTSPGKEVEAFGRLGEYFTDLIEDKRCAGPSGDLLSDLIRTTAEDGDRLSPDELRGMAFILLIAGHETTVNLITSGVHALLTHPGQLAALRADMTLLDGAVEEMLRHEGPVETATFRYATEPLEIAGSHIDEGEPVMVGLTAANRDAGRYAAPDTFDIRRDARGHVAFGHGIHYCLGAPLARLEARTAIRSLLERAPGLALDGTPGEWLPGMLMRGMRSLPVRW
- a CDS encoding response regulator transcription factor — encoded protein: MTAIRLLLVDDDPLVRAGLSFMLGGADDIEIVGEAADGSEVEALVDRSRPDVVLMDIRMPSVDGLTATERLRSRKDAPQVVLLTTFHADDQVLRALRAGAAGFVLKDTPPAEIVDAVRRVAAGDPVLSPTVTRQLMAHAAGTAADTRRSHARERLTALNDREREVAVAVGRGLSNADIAAELFMSVATVKTHVSRVLAKLDLNNRVQIALLAYDAGLLEELEDDGH
- a CDS encoding sensor histidine kinase, whose product is MSGDKQVPAPQAFEGRRWLLPSALIKEFDPDPERPGRPRRTARDWVVDFSCFLLAVIIGLLAADTIRDEDLPAGYAVFDQLVGALSCAAVWLRRRWPVALAAVMVPVALLSSTAGGASLVALFTLAVHRPFRYVAWVAGTYAVLNPLYFLVRPEPDMPYGWSVVLASLLTVAVVGWGMLARSKRQLLLSLRDRARRAENEARLRAEQAQRLAREAIAREMHDVLAHRLTLLSVHAGALEFRPDAPREEIARAAGVIRESAHEALQDLREIIGVLRAAEPDDSGRPQPTLAALEALATESREAGMKVTLDQRVTDPAAVPASVGRTAYRIAQEGLTNARKHAPGTEVTVTVTGAPGESLAVSVRNPAPEGEVPHVPGSGQGLIGLTERATLTGGRLEHGPTGDGGFEVRAWLPWG
- a CDS encoding ribonuclease domain-containing protein; translation: MRFPPRITRIGAAAAVLSALLVGGTVTATPAAAAVGSICYGDLPSQAYDTLELIEQGGPFPYDQDGTVFQNREGILPSQSTGYYHEYTVITPGSSNRGARRIVTGEENQEDYYTADHYESFDLINYGC
- a CDS encoding dihydrofolate reductase family protein, which produces MGKLVSTLFVTLDGVYQAPGGPEEDTRGGFEHGGWSFPYADDDFGQFMNGVFARPAAFLLGRRTYDIFAAFWPKVTDPADPVSSKLNALPKYVPSATLTDPAWAGTTVLSGDLAKEVTAVKERVDGELQVHGSGALVRSLLALGLVDTLHLLTFPVVLGTGHRLFTEGAVPTAFTHSGGSVTSTGVAINSYDLAGRPEYGTFGLPEEA
- a CDS encoding 3-oxoacyl-ACP reductase family protein — its product is MTTTHAPLTTTSATLHGKVALITGASRGIGAATALRLARDGADVAVTYVNGKEAAEEVVRAVEALGRRAVALRADSADADEAAGAVERTVEELGGLDVLVNNAGVGVLGPLEGLSLTDVDRVLAVNVRGVFLTSQAAAARMSAGGRIITIGSCMVQRVPGPGGTLYATSKSALIGLTKALARELGPRGITANVIHPGPIDTDMNPADGPYAPDQAALTALGRFGTADEVASMVAYLAGADYVTGTEFAVDGGHAA
- the alc gene encoding allantoicase, whose protein sequence is MTAQHQSGLAGFTGDANPYGGGDPYADHRTADFPFTQYANLADRGLGAGVIAANDEFFAQRENLLLPERAEFDPEHFGHKGKIMDGWETRRRRGASAEHPWPTAEDHDWALVRLGAPGVIRGIVVDTAHFRGNYPQAVSIEATSVPGSPSPQELLADDVKWTTLVPRTPVGGHAANGFAIDVEQRFTHLRVNQHPDGGIARLRVYGEVAPDPQWLEVLGTFDVVALEHGGQVEDASNLFYSPATNTIQPGRSRKMDDGWETRRRRDQGNDWIRYRLVAQSQIRAIEIDTAYLKGNSAGWASVSVKDGEDGEWTQILPRTRLQPDTNHRFVLPNPAVGTHARVDIFPDGGISRLRLHGSLTEQGAAGLAARHQELGG